One window from the genome of Desulfomonile tiedjei encodes:
- a CDS encoding PAS domain S-box protein yields MASSLVKKNTDPTGIEGSIGQGTGVEELGHPFQISALKPGWILHLLARIEKLFPKFVRQRIGFLSSFKNRILISTLILLVGVVFVIGVTLQIAIFPKLRGDSTVIFNLKVLHFLASIVVIFIGWCFIEFISKRIALPLRQLTETADQISREAGGGISNGTLNGIHHAETRALELTDAAVEGDEIVQLTSSFNRMLAHLKASEARLRESEEKYRFLFDSGPSPIFVMDADDLRILDVNARAEEEYQHTRQDFLNMSFADLGLDRDREATRNRLKHVFATEITFLPVLQHRRRDGSPFMVNFQASLSRYRNRPAIIAAVWDVTERLERQAKLIQAGKMATLGEMATGIAHELNQPLNIVRLGCDYLSKKTKSGQSVSAEDLNQVLEELAYSVQRASRIINHLRQFGRRADDIMFPIDINGPIVNVFTLVGTQLKSRGIRWTLSLDVNLPKIMGDDNRLEQVFINLILNARDAILSKTSDPTAEGEAGDKVITIKSFSETDRVLVTVSDTGPGIPESIRPKVFEPFFTTKKTGEGTGLGLSISYGIVKEHKGTIEIDPTATEGTTFRLSFPALKNGDQ; encoded by the coding sequence ATGGCTTCCAGCCTTGTGAAGAAGAATACGGACCCTACGGGCATTGAGGGGTCAATCGGTCAGGGTACGGGAGTGGAAGAACTGGGACATCCTTTCCAGATCAGCGCTCTGAAGCCCGGCTGGATACTGCATCTTCTGGCAAGGATCGAAAAGCTCTTTCCCAAGTTTGTCAGGCAGAGGATCGGCTTCCTGTCTTCGTTCAAAAACAGAATATTAATTAGTACGCTTATTTTGCTCGTCGGCGTGGTTTTTGTTATCGGAGTCACCCTTCAGATAGCTATCTTTCCCAAACTAAGAGGTGACTCCACGGTAATCTTCAACCTGAAAGTCCTTCATTTCCTGGCCAGTATTGTAGTCATCTTCATCGGCTGGTGTTTCATCGAGTTCATTTCCAAGAGAATTGCTCTCCCCCTTCGGCAACTCACTGAAACCGCCGACCAAATAAGCCGAGAAGCCGGAGGCGGTATTTCCAACGGGACTCTTAACGGCATTCACCATGCGGAAACCCGTGCCCTTGAACTTACCGACGCGGCGGTCGAAGGTGATGAGATTGTCCAGCTTACATCCTCCTTCAATAGAATGCTTGCGCATCTTAAGGCATCAGAAGCGAGGCTGCGGGAATCCGAAGAGAAGTACAGGTTTCTTTTTGACAGCGGGCCTTCCCCGATTTTTGTCATGGACGCAGATGATCTTAGAATCCTCGATGTCAACGCCAGGGCCGAAGAAGAGTATCAACACACTAGACAGGATTTTCTCAATATGAGCTTCGCGGACCTCGGCCTGGACCGGGACCGCGAGGCCACTCGCAACCGTCTGAAACATGTCTTTGCCACAGAAATCACCTTCCTGCCGGTTCTTCAGCACCGACGGCGAGATGGGTCACCGTTTATGGTAAACTTCCAGGCAAGCCTCAGCCGGTACCGTAACCGTCCGGCTATTATTGCAGCGGTGTGGGACGTGACTGAACGATTGGAACGGCAAGCCAAGCTGATTCAGGCGGGCAAAATGGCCACTCTCGGCGAGATGGCCACTGGAATTGCGCACGAATTGAATCAGCCGCTCAACATTGTCAGATTGGGCTGTGACTACCTTTCCAAAAAGACTAAAAGCGGTCAGAGCGTTTCCGCCGAAGACCTCAACCAGGTGCTTGAAGAGCTTGCGTACAGCGTGCAACGCGCTTCGCGCATCATCAATCACCTTCGTCAGTTTGGGCGCAGGGCCGACGATATCATGTTCCCTATTGATATCAACGGACCCATTGTGAATGTCTTCACTCTGGTGGGCACACAGCTCAAGAGTCGCGGGATCCGGTGGACACTTTCTCTGGACGTTAATCTGCCGAAAATCATGGGAGATGATAACCGGCTGGAACAAGTCTTTATAAACCTGATTCTTAACGCGCGTGACGCTATACTTTCCAAAACGAGCGACCCGACCGCTGAAGGGGAAGCCGGCGACAAAGTCATAACCATTAAGTCTTTTTCAGAGACCGATAGAGTTTTGGTCACGGTTTCCGATACAGGTCCGGGAATTCCTGAATCCATTAGGCCGAAGGTATTTGAGCCGTTTTTTACTACCAAGAAGACCGGAGAAGGGACCGGTCTGGGTCTTTCGATCAGTTACGGAATTGTCAAAGAACACAAAGGCACAATCGAGATCGATCCAACAGCGACGGAGGGCACGACTTTTCGACTGTCTTTCCCCGCTCTCAAGAACGGAGACCAATGA
- a CDS encoding response regulator, with amino-acid sequence MDKKEAKVLVLDDEQIVLDSVSRILESENYEVATCRSGGEAVQKLKEGGFDILITDLKMPGMDGLQAMEALTEVDPDLSMIMVTAYSTVDSAVKAMKLGAMDYIRKPFTPDQLTELVGKVMEDRKQRFEKRYREDTFAEVKTAISSTLNLKEVLDLIVHGVVKVMKVKGSTLSLLDKNREKLRVFAYNGLSRDYVDKGPLDASKSIGDSIMSGKHVWVEHASTDPRVQYPVEAMREGIASILSVPLVVRNKVIGTLRVYTSEPRNFSEEEVRFLYGFAEQVALAIENARSYEDVKDEYQALRDDLWDYFDKSGWM; translated from the coding sequence ATGGATAAGAAAGAAGCGAAAGTTCTCGTGTTGGATGACGAGCAGATAGTGTTGGACAGCGTTTCTCGCATTCTTGAAAGCGAGAACTACGAGGTTGCCACTTGCCGCAGTGGCGGGGAAGCTGTGCAAAAGTTAAAAGAAGGCGGCTTCGACATCCTGATCACGGATTTGAAGATGCCCGGTATGGACGGCCTTCAGGCCATGGAGGCCCTCACCGAGGTGGACCCCGACCTGTCCATGATCATGGTAACCGCGTATTCCACGGTTGATTCAGCCGTCAAAGCCATGAAACTGGGCGCAATGGACTACATCAGGAAGCCCTTTACCCCGGATCAGCTAACCGAGCTTGTGGGCAAAGTTATGGAAGACCGCAAGCAACGCTTCGAGAAGCGTTACCGGGAAGACACCTTCGCTGAAGTCAAGACAGCCATTTCCTCTACCTTGAACCTGAAAGAGGTTTTGGATCTGATCGTTCATGGCGTGGTAAAGGTAATGAAAGTCAAAGGTAGCACGCTCAGTCTCCTCGACAAGAACCGCGAGAAACTGCGCGTGTTTGCATACAACGGACTTAGTCGCGATTATGTGGACAAAGGCCCTCTGGACGCTTCCAAAAGCATCGGCGACTCAATAATGAGCGGGAAGCACGTGTGGGTCGAGCATGCTTCGACAGACCCCAGAGTTCAATATCCTGTGGAGGCGATGCGCGAAGGCATTGCTTCAATTCTCAGCGTCCCGCTGGTGGTACGGAACAAGGTAATCGGGACACTGCGGGTCTATACCTCCGAACCTCGGAATTTTTCCGAAGAAGAGGTTCGATTCCTCTACGGTTTTGCAGAGCAGGTCGCGCTGGCCATCGAGAACGCCCGTTCGTACGAAGATGTCAAAGATGAGTACCAGGCACTGAGAGACGACCTGTGGGACTACTTCGACAAAAGCGGATGGATGTGA
- a CDS encoding response regulator, translating to MNARGKPKAKILVIDDEQIVHESVQRILEEQGYRVEGALRVDQALDMLAGRSYDLVLTDLMMPERNGMEVVEAVARDHPEVGVVIFTGFATVDSAVQGMKLGALDYLPKPFTPEELLEVTGVSLDKTWKARKDREIEQTYAEAEKAITSSLDLKEILGLICVSVVKLFKVKAAALHMYRKKDNVLEIASSCGLSDAYVSKGVLASDKSIAEALEFGKPVLIDEASFGSKLHYPEDAKKEGIKSILSVPLRLDDTVLGFLRIYSAEKRSFGDEEMDLLLKFAEQAARALENAMTYERVRTDIEGMKKAIPEPVARKMQEQG from the coding sequence ATGAACGCCCGGGGAAAACCCAAAGCGAAAATCCTGGTCATTGATGATGAACAAATCGTCCACGAAAGCGTCCAGAGAATTCTGGAGGAACAAGGATACCGGGTGGAGGGGGCCTTACGTGTGGATCAGGCCCTCGATATGCTGGCCGGCAGGTCTTACGATCTTGTCCTCACCGACCTAATGATGCCGGAGCGTAACGGGATGGAGGTTGTAGAGGCTGTTGCTCGCGATCATCCCGAAGTCGGTGTGGTAATCTTTACCGGTTTTGCTACCGTTGATTCCGCGGTGCAGGGCATGAAGCTGGGAGCATTGGACTATCTTCCTAAGCCGTTCACGCCGGAGGAGCTTCTCGAGGTCACCGGAGTCAGCCTGGACAAAACCTGGAAAGCACGAAAAGACCGAGAAATTGAGCAAACCTATGCTGAGGCCGAAAAAGCGATTACCTCCAGCTTGGACTTAAAAGAGATTCTTGGCCTTATCTGCGTGAGTGTGGTGAAACTTTTCAAGGTCAAGGCCGCGGCCCTGCACATGTACCGTAAGAAAGACAACGTTCTGGAAATTGCATCTTCGTGCGGCTTGAGTGACGCATACGTGAGCAAGGGTGTCCTTGCCTCGGACAAAAGTATCGCCGAGGCATTGGAGTTCGGCAAGCCGGTGCTCATTGATGAGGCCTCTTTTGGTTCCAAGCTTCATTACCCTGAAGACGCCAAGAAAGAAGGAATCAAATCCATTTTGTCCGTTCCTTTGCGGCTTGACGATACGGTCCTCGGATTCTTGCGCATCTACAGTGCGGAGAAGCGATCCTTCGGTGACGAAGAAATGGACCTGCTGTTGAAATTCGCCGAACAGGCCGCACGAGCCCTGGAAAACGCCATGACGTACGAGAGGGTGCGGACCGATATTGAAGGTATGAAGAAGGCGATTCCGGAGCCTGTCGCGAGAAAGATGCAGGAGCAAGGTTAG
- a CDS encoding molybdopterin-dependent oxidoreductase, with translation MPLLTIDEVEVQASDGMTILEASKNAGIWIPTLCYYPKTSPSDSCRMCVVEVEGIARPVTSCNTIVEDGMRVHTDTPRLRRIREEVMKLVLMDHPLECPTCPAGGECEIQNLTYRLGIYGTEYPMTKRDSPVERSWPLIEYNPNLCITCLRCVKVCHEVIGASALALKDVGYEARIGTRDGGVLNCDFCGECVEACPSGAMSNKVTRRWARSWEMRKTPTICPLCSAGCRMEINVKDNRIFRITTDLETHNKGTLCVGGRFGYDLVHHEDRLLTPLLRQGGELKPVSWEEALGFVSGKLKQILKDTGPDSIAGLASPRLTNEDCYAFQKFFRAVLGTNNIDSEARFSYLRVQRALELTCGTKGATGTLGELLETSAVFVIGTDPLEETPALAWKIKAAARRYDSNVVVANSRQTSLDPFARIRLRIRPYSESDLVLGIMKMVLDMDLWDRKFVRDQTTNFLPMKNLLDKISLKGILKRTGVSGEDLTEAARILAEAPNTAVIFGGDVILQENGPQCVMNLVNLALLTGNMGRPSSGTYPIFEKGNILGLCDMGALPEYLPGYQDAATVRDRFEGLWKARLPYARGMTAPEMVRGLETGELRGLYIAAADPLTDYPHAGRYESALAKAELLVVQDIFLSPTARLAHCVFPAASFAEKEGTMTNIEHRIQKLNQAIPPQGMSMPDWGILEEVAKALGRPMGFFSVADIFREMSLTIPFYKGLKLKDLEGDGKISHPFVEGAAITRTGKSFSFAPVRAWEAPEPDHAAQYPFEMIAGRSMYHFGSTSTRSQNLLTLCPAGYVEINRLDAEELGIKEGGLTEVSSPVGSFVAPAKMSDKIDRGMVFVPTNFPDLAVYKLFEENTNVCRVNLKSLGGNIASR, from the coding sequence ATGCCGCTATTAACAATTGATGAAGTGGAGGTGCAGGCCTCGGATGGGATGACCATCCTTGAGGCCTCAAAGAATGCGGGGATTTGGATTCCGACGCTTTGCTATTACCCCAAGACTAGCCCGTCTGATTCGTGTCGCATGTGTGTGGTCGAAGTGGAAGGGATTGCGCGTCCCGTGACCTCCTGCAACACAATAGTTGAGGATGGTATGCGCGTTCATACCGACACGCCTCGCTTGAGACGCATCCGAGAAGAGGTCATGAAGCTGGTCCTCATGGACCACCCTCTTGAATGCCCCACGTGTCCGGCAGGCGGAGAATGTGAGATTCAAAACCTGACTTACCGCCTCGGCATTTACGGGACCGAGTATCCCATGACCAAGCGGGACAGCCCTGTTGAAAGAAGCTGGCCGCTCATAGAATACAATCCCAATTTGTGCATCACGTGCCTGCGATGTGTCAAGGTTTGCCATGAGGTTATTGGAGCAAGCGCCCTGGCGCTCAAAGACGTAGGTTATGAGGCCCGCATAGGCACTCGCGATGGGGGCGTGCTCAACTGCGACTTTTGTGGCGAGTGCGTGGAAGCATGTCCGTCCGGCGCAATGTCCAACAAGGTGACTCGCCGCTGGGCTCGTTCCTGGGAAATGCGAAAGACGCCCACCATATGTCCGCTGTGCTCCGCGGGATGCCGGATGGAAATAAACGTCAAAGACAACAGGATCTTTCGCATCACCACGGACCTTGAGACCCACAACAAAGGGACCCTGTGTGTGGGCGGCAGATTTGGCTACGATCTTGTCCACCATGAAGATCGGCTCCTCACTCCATTGCTGCGTCAGGGCGGAGAGTTGAAGCCCGTTTCATGGGAAGAGGCGCTCGGGTTTGTTTCCGGAAAACTGAAACAAATTTTGAAGGACACCGGACCTGACAGCATCGCGGGATTGGCCTCTCCCCGCCTGACGAACGAGGATTGCTATGCGTTTCAAAAATTCTTCAGGGCCGTGTTGGGAACAAACAACATAGACAGCGAGGCCCGTTTCAGCTATCTCCGTGTTCAGCGCGCTCTCGAATTGACATGCGGGACCAAAGGGGCCACCGGGACCCTGGGCGAATTGCTGGAAACAAGCGCTGTTTTCGTGATCGGCACAGACCCGCTGGAAGAGACGCCGGCCCTGGCCTGGAAGATTAAGGCGGCAGCTAGAAGGTACGACAGCAACGTCGTGGTAGCCAACTCTCGCCAGACCAGTCTCGACCCCTTCGCACGGATTCGGCTCCGAATTAGGCCGTATTCCGAAAGCGATCTTGTGCTGGGAATAATGAAAATGGTCTTGGACATGGATTTGTGGGACAGGAAATTCGTTAGGGATCAGACCACTAATTTCCTTCCCATGAAGAACCTGCTTGACAAGATTTCGCTGAAAGGCATCCTGAAAAGAACAGGCGTTTCCGGTGAGGACCTGACCGAGGCGGCTCGAATTTTGGCAGAGGCCCCCAACACGGCCGTAATCTTCGGGGGCGATGTAATACTTCAGGAAAATGGCCCCCAGTGCGTGATGAACCTGGTCAACCTGGCCCTTCTCACCGGCAACATGGGAAGGCCCAGTTCGGGAACATATCCGATTTTTGAGAAAGGTAATATCCTCGGCCTGTGCGACATGGGCGCGTTGCCCGAGTACCTGCCCGGATATCAGGACGCTGCCACGGTGAGAGACCGTTTCGAGGGGTTATGGAAGGCCCGCCTCCCCTACGCTCGCGGCATGACAGCCCCGGAAATGGTCAGAGGCCTGGAAACCGGAGAGCTACGCGGACTTTATATTGCAGCTGCTGATCCGTTGACTGATTATCCTCACGCGGGACGCTACGAATCAGCCCTTGCCAAAGCGGAGCTGCTCGTTGTCCAAGACATCTTCTTGAGCCCCACCGCAAGGCTCGCGCACTGTGTCTTCCCTGCCGCTTCTTTCGCGGAAAAGGAAGGGACGATGACGAATATTGAACACCGTATCCAGAAGCTTAACCAGGCCATACCGCCGCAGGGTATGTCAATGCCTGACTGGGGAATCCTTGAAGAGGTCGCTAAGGCCCTGGGTCGACCTATGGGTTTTTTCAGCGTCGCGGATATATTTCGGGAGATGAGCCTCACAATACCGTTTTATAAGGGCTTGAAACTGAAGGATCTGGAAGGTGACGGCAAAATCTCCCATCCGTTTGTTGAAGGGGCCGCGATAACCCGAACCGGAAAATCCTTTTCCTTCGCGCCGGTTAGAGCGTGGGAAGCGCCTGAACCGGACCATGCAGCTCAATACCCCTTTGAAATGATAGCAGGCCGCTCTATGTATCATTTCGGATCTACTTCTACTCGATCACAAAATTTGTTGACCCTGTGTCCCGCGGGGTATGTGGAAATCAACCGTCTGGATGCGGAAGAACTAGGGATCAAGGAAGGGGGACTAACAGAAGTTAGTTCGCCTGTAGGTTCTTTTGTTGCCCCGGCGAAGATGTCTGATAAAATTGACCGGGGGATGGTTTTTGTCCCGACCAATTTTCCGGATCTTGCGGTGTACAAACTCTTCGAGGAGAATACCAACGTTTGCAGGGTCAATCTGAAGTCGCTCGGAGGCAACATCGCTTCGCGATGA
- a CDS encoding FAD-dependent oxidoreductase, with the protein MKKIIFGRWGNLLEDRRSQVEKPELPLHEEFPASKNFPEDIVALMSGKGFLQFEPKFNFVPMIREYVSQIQAKYCCGKCITGIKGSKMILLTLDKMSRGEGADSDIDLLDRMADILNDAAKCSVCQSAGELLKDGLYHFREHFVEAVKSGIPEDSVRYVGRISAPCMNACPCHINIPGYVEALLEIRYNQSLQIIREEMPLPGVTGRICPAPCEKACSVANMGDVAIPIKTLKRVAADYELEHHLPVPLDKVELTGAPVAVIGAGPAGISASYYLSRLGHPVTVFEALPVSGGMVGVGIPPYRQPRDVLTREIGIISDLGVNFKYGERLGRDFKVQDLFDRGFKAIFLGVGSHQSLPMGIKGEHEGIEGVFSGGIDFLRDINLGRDVRVGEKVVVVGGGNTAIDCVRTALRMGASDVSLVYRRTENEMPADLEEVEDTKEEGINLFFLTQPIQILSKEGKMTGLRCLRMQLGEPDASGRRRPVPVEGSEFEIEADTVIPAIGQKSLLDFLGPDLGIEVTRRGTIKVDPNTMMTSRPGVFAAGDAVSGPLTVVHGMAGGKRAAKMIHEYLATGKCRVSEEHRMQDLIANIEKDYGVLVTARTPTREGGPRPYRKLDVNERITSFLEVDSGFTQRSSFIEASRCLRCFHLILAAIHKTDRVKQGAV; encoded by the coding sequence ATGAAAAAGATCATCTTTGGGCGCTGGGGCAATTTACTGGAAGATCGCCGCAGCCAAGTGGAAAAACCCGAACTCCCCTTACATGAAGAATTCCCCGCCTCAAAGAACTTTCCCGAGGATATTGTCGCTCTGATGAGCGGCAAAGGTTTCTTACAGTTCGAGCCGAAATTCAATTTCGTTCCGATGATACGTGAGTACGTGAGCCAGATCCAGGCCAAGTACTGCTGCGGAAAGTGCATCACGGGGATCAAAGGGTCCAAGATGATTCTGCTTACCCTCGACAAGATGTCTCGGGGTGAAGGCGCAGACTCGGACATAGATCTTCTGGATAGAATGGCAGACATTCTCAATGACGCTGCAAAGTGCTCGGTGTGCCAGAGTGCTGGAGAGCTGCTCAAGGACGGCCTGTACCATTTTAGAGAGCATTTTGTAGAAGCCGTTAAATCGGGGATTCCCGAGGATTCGGTGCGTTATGTGGGACGCATCTCCGCGCCTTGCATGAATGCCTGTCCGTGCCACATTAACATTCCAGGTTATGTAGAGGCGCTTCTGGAGATAAGATACAATCAGTCCTTGCAGATAATTCGCGAAGAAATGCCTCTACCGGGGGTCACGGGGCGGATTTGTCCTGCCCCCTGCGAAAAGGCGTGCAGTGTGGCCAACATGGGTGATGTGGCCATTCCGATCAAAACCCTCAAGAGAGTGGCCGCGGATTATGAACTGGAGCATCACCTTCCCGTTCCCCTTGACAAAGTGGAGCTTACCGGCGCTCCGGTGGCAGTAATCGGCGCGGGCCCGGCGGGGATCTCCGCGTCGTACTATCTGAGCAGGCTTGGCCATCCGGTGACTGTCTTTGAAGCGCTACCGGTGTCCGGCGGGATGGTAGGGGTTGGAATCCCACCGTATCGCCAGCCCAGAGACGTGCTCACAAGAGAAATCGGCATTATTAGCGATCTCGGTGTAAACTTTAAATACGGGGAACGATTGGGGAGGGATTTCAAGGTCCAGGACCTGTTTGATCGAGGTTTCAAGGCGATTTTCCTCGGGGTTGGTTCACATCAATCGCTTCCCATGGGCATAAAGGGTGAACATGAAGGTATAGAAGGGGTTTTCTCCGGTGGCATAGATTTCTTAAGAGATATCAACCTCGGTCGGGACGTGAGGGTCGGTGAAAAAGTCGTGGTGGTGGGCGGCGGCAATACAGCGATTGACTGTGTCAGGACCGCTCTGCGAATGGGAGCGTCGGACGTCTCCCTAGTATACCGGCGGACCGAAAATGAGATGCCCGCGGACCTTGAAGAAGTTGAGGACACAAAAGAAGAAGGAATCAATTTATTCTTTCTCACTCAGCCGATTCAGATTCTGTCCAAAGAAGGAAAGATGACCGGCCTTCGATGCCTTCGCATGCAATTGGGGGAGCCGGACGCCAGCGGTCGGCGGCGACCGGTTCCTGTGGAAGGGTCGGAATTCGAAATAGAAGCAGATACAGTCATCCCCGCAATCGGCCAGAAATCCCTTTTGGATTTTCTGGGGCCCGATCTGGGCATAGAAGTAACCCGTCGTGGGACCATAAAGGTCGATCCGAACACCATGATGACTTCACGACCGGGAGTCTTCGCAGCCGGAGACGCTGTCAGCGGGCCGCTTACGGTTGTTCATGGCATGGCGGGCGGCAAGCGGGCGGCAAAAATGATTCACGAATACCTTGCCACCGGCAAATGTCGGGTTTCCGAAGAGCACCGCATGCAGGACTTGATTGCAAATATAGAGAAAGACTATGGTGTGCTGGTAACCGCCCGGACTCCGACGCGCGAAGGCGGACCGAGGCCGTATCGCAAACTCGATGTAAATGAAAGAATAACCAGCTTCCTGGAAGTGGATTCAGGATTCACCCAGCGCAGCTCCTTCATTGAAGCCAGTCGTTGCCTGCGATGTTTTCATCTGATCCTGGCAGCAATTCACAAAACAGATCGCGTTAAACAGGGAGCTGTTTAG
- a CDS encoding transporter substrate-binding domain-containing protein, whose product MNRIPAGTLLVTLLVIVGSLAMPSCQSPASKEKVQAKSEVREKPPAEVPAVKEAATASALEAITRRGELRVGMQVGYVPFQMQGNQGDLIGLEVDLAEMAARRLNVVLRVVRLTWQELIPSLLEGGTDVVMSGMSVTSERNLQVLFTAPVVETGRMFLVHSSSEGQFKDLESLNKQGVFIVSTPGGMGELRIRELLPKASHREFPDRKGSIGEVLDRRAHAFIDQEFSIRLACAMYPQALTGRFKPITYEPISWAVRPDDLHWLNWLNHFIGQIKGDGRLESLKKKWLQDYFLDINRADK is encoded by the coding sequence ATGAACAGAATTCCGGCCGGAACTCTATTGGTGACCCTGCTCGTCATAGTCGGCAGCCTGGCAATGCCATCGTGCCAGAGTCCCGCTTCCAAAGAGAAAGTCCAGGCGAAAAGCGAGGTCCGTGAAAAACCTCCAGCAGAAGTGCCCGCGGTAAAAGAAGCCGCGACTGCCAGTGCCCTTGAGGCGATAACTCGGCGCGGGGAACTCCGGGTGGGTATGCAGGTCGGATACGTTCCCTTCCAGATGCAAGGAAACCAGGGGGATCTCATAGGGTTGGAAGTTGACCTTGCCGAGATGGCCGCCCGCAGGTTGAACGTAGTCCTCAGGGTGGTGCGGCTCACGTGGCAAGAGTTGATCCCATCCCTCCTGGAGGGTGGAACTGACGTGGTGATGTCGGGAATGAGTGTCACTTCCGAGAGAAACCTCCAGGTACTCTTTACGGCCCCAGTGGTGGAAACAGGGAGGATGTTTCTGGTCCACTCATCCAGCGAGGGGCAGTTCAAAGACCTGGAAAGCCTGAATAAACAGGGAGTTTTCATTGTGTCGACCCCAGGCGGGATGGGGGAACTCCGCATTCGAGAGCTTCTACCCAAGGCTTCGCACCGGGAGTTCCCGGACAGGAAGGGATCCATCGGTGAGGTGCTGGATCGGCGGGCTCACGCGTTTATCGACCAGGAGTTCTCGATTCGTTTGGCGTGCGCCATGTACCCACAGGCCTTGACCGGCCGCTTCAAGCCGATCACCTACGAGCCCATTTCCTGGGCCGTGCGGCCGGACGATCTGCATTGGCTGAACTGGTTGAATCACTTCATAGGCCAAATTAAAGGGGACGGACGCCTGGAGAGCTTGAAAAAGAAGTGGCTACAGGATTATTTTCTCGACATAAACAGGGCCGACAAGTGA
- a CDS encoding TatD family hydrolase produces the protein MLIDSHAHLELEPLVNNPGAVVERALAAGVAVIVTVGIDLEDAKIALDIAARYNRVFACVGFHPHNAKDVGDNGLTQMEALARGPKVVGYGEVGLDFFRNRSPRDSQLAVFGDQLVLAKALGKPVVIHLRDAYSEGLAMLEAAAPFPAGGVIHCFSGTLEDARRAMDLGFHISIPGTVTYKKNEILRSIVAELPPERLLLETDCPFLSPEPMRGKDNEPAFIVHTARRVAEVRGVSLEQISEITTANAIRLFNLPREYGT, from the coding sequence ATGCTGATTGATTCTCATGCTCACTTGGAGTTGGAGCCTCTGGTTAACAATCCCGGCGCGGTTGTAGAACGTGCATTGGCCGCGGGCGTCGCCGTGATCGTTACCGTGGGAATCGACTTGGAAGACGCAAAAATCGCGCTGGATATAGCCGCGCGATACAATCGGGTTTTCGCTTGTGTCGGATTCCATCCTCACAACGCCAAGGACGTGGGGGACAACGGCCTGACCCAAATGGAGGCATTAGCACGCGGGCCCAAAGTAGTGGGGTACGGTGAAGTCGGGCTGGATTTCTTTCGGAACCGATCACCTCGCGACTCTCAACTGGCGGTTTTCGGAGACCAGCTCGTACTTGCCAAGGCGCTTGGAAAGCCGGTGGTAATTCATCTAAGGGACGCTTATTCCGAAGGCCTTGCAATGCTCGAAGCGGCTGCGCCGTTTCCGGCTGGAGGCGTTATTCACTGTTTTTCAGGTACATTGGAGGATGCCAGGCGCGCTATGGACCTGGGGTTCCACATTTCCATTCCCGGTACGGTAACGTACAAGAAGAACGAAATCCTGCGGTCCATTGTTGCAGAGCTTCCACCTGAAAGGCTGCTGCTCGAAACGGATTGCCCTTTCCTTTCGCCGGAGCCCATGAGGGGAAAGGACAATGAGCCCGCGTTCATCGTGCACACCGCGCGAAGGGTGGCGGAAGTCCGAGGGGTCTCGCTGGAGCAAATCTCGGAAATCACCACGGCCAACGCAATCCGGCTCTTCAATTTGCCTCGAGAG